From the Chanodichthys erythropterus isolate Z2021 chromosome 9, ASM2448905v1, whole genome shotgun sequence genome, the window TAATGGCAGCTTGTTCTCCTTGTcttgttttcatatttaattcTGTGTTTGAAGGATTGCAGATGTAGGCAATGTTTGACTGCAATGTCTTGATGCATGTATGTCCCAAGTTCTTAGtcattatatgtatatttttttaaataaatgttatcaTTTAAGGTGTAAAGAGATTAATGGCTCCCCTAAGATGTATTCCAGTTCAAGTGATCATGGAATTTCAATCAATGACATGGTTTGATGTTGACGAATTCCATGTTTTCCAAAAGGATTAATTtcaatcattttctctctctctcagcccTGGTTAGGAGAAGCTGGTGGAAACTTGTGGAATTTTCTCATCACAGTATTTTTGGCATCCCCTGGTGGTCACCACTCGACTcggctattattattattatttcctaGTGAGCTTTCTATAGGATCAGTGTTGAATTTTTCAGTGTAGTTCGGAGAGTTTGAGCTTTTAATTTTTGGCATGCATAAATTCCTGTAAAGTTTCCAATTGGATCAATGAGTTCACAAATTGTTAACTGTGGTGTCGTCTTTTTTTTACTGACATATTTTAGGAATCATCACAAATTAGGTATCATTCAAAAGCTTAAACACTAAAAATTCATCCTGTGAAAAGTTTTATAATCAAATCTTTTtctaaacttgagaaaacacaaatGGTTGGAAAGGTTTAAGACTTCAGGTTTCATATTTGGTGTCTGTTTTCTGATAGAATTGATATTGTGacagaaatgtattaatttgtCACAGGAGAAAGcataaaaatcaatcaatcaattaatcaatcaatGGAGTGTTTGTCAACCAGTGGCTGTTTTTGGTACAGAGCCTAAAACAAAATCTCACACAAACcccaatttttttatattaacttCAAATTTGGTTAGACACTCTTTTTTAgagtcaaaattattttctaaaatatatattttgaatgatTAATTCAGTACAGCTGCTTTACTGTAAACTTCTATAAGTTCTATaactacattttcattttattttatgaattgCTTTCGCTTCAGCAATAATCTGCTGGGTGTCTTAAAAAGGGTCTCAGTTCTGTATTCCAGAGCATTaatgaattacaaccatttaagtttggattaCAATTAACAGGTTTAGGTTTATTGCATACAAAGAAATGCATTGCAATAACTGGTTAAAGCATGAATGGCAAAAGAGACAGATTTGAATTTCTTTCATTCAAATTCAGCTGTATTTATTGTGCTACTTTACCTTACCTTGTTCCTCGATCTGGGCATTTTGCATGTTATATTCAGTGTGAAGAGGCAAGTGTAGGTGTTACAGATCTCACCTTCACGCTGATGACAGTGTTCAGGACTTTAGTCTGGGTGGCTTCTGTTAGATGGTTTCTCCCGTGTAACTCCTGCGGAGGAACTCGATAGAAACAGGGATGTCTGCTCGTCATTCTCTGTTTTTCTATGGCGTTCTTACACTGACCTGAAGATGACGTCCTCTTGTGTTTATAACAGTACTTTTTGTGATGTTTTGATAGCTAAGCTACATGTATGTGTTTGTTCTTCGTTTCTTTCTGTCTAGGTTTTTGTGCAGGTCATCGCTGAGCAATTGTGCTACAGGTCTCTGCCTCTATCTATTATTCATTgaattttcttttccttttatgGCTTCCTTCCCTCTAAAATGTGATCTGGCTCTCACAATGGCACAGTCAGCTGGTAAACGCTCTCAGGCAGCCGTTATCAATAATTCATGCACAGTGTTTTCctgtaagtaactttgcaagtacagGTCAACTTAGTAgtctgttaggttagggtttggGCTAGTAGAATACATTGACATGTAGTTGCCAAGTTACTTATGGTTactagaatgtctaaagtggtcCAAATTAAAGTGTTACTGTTCTTAGTTACATAAATGTAACCTAAATCAACTATGTTCAATAATAATGGTTACTAGTACGAGTTCAGTAAACATCCAATTTCAGCTTCGCTGAGAGGTTTCATTGTCTGTGTTTTTGAGACAAAACCTCTTTGAAAAAGATATTAAATGGGCTGTTGACTCACTCAGTCACTATCAGCTTGGATGGAAATTCATACCTCAAACAGACCATAAAGCATTAACATGGATGCAATCAATAGCCATAACTCAAGAATATACTGCACTGACGTCTAGCCTTCCAGCTTATGTAACATTTATGAATCAAAAATGttgcaatttatatatatatatatatatatatatatattatatatatatatatatatatatatatatatatatatatatatatatatatattatatatatatctgagcTTAGTTAacttgtgaaaaagaaaaagttcCAAATTACAATGCATGTTATGGGTAAAAAAAGACTCTCCTCTAATGcatgaattattaaatattgaagGAAAGCAACTTATTCGttcttttttcttcagaaaaagaATATGGTCAgtaccacttcccttttttgaCAAAATGATGTATCAAGAGTTTTACACTATTCTACAGAttctaattattaatttaatgccTTAATGTGTCCGTACTGTCTATGAATGAACATTCTGACTGctataaaataactttattaataatatatccAAAAAACAATGCATATAATGTGCAAATATTATTGCACTAATTGTGTCAAACTTAGTAAATATGTAATTGGATTGAAGAAAGGAGCtatatcaataaatattattagtgtgtgtattataaatataaaacattattattattatcatttagcAGAGGctatgaaatataaaaactctTTTTCAAACAATAAGTCTCAAGACTGTAGCATAagtttattttcacttttatttcCAGATATGTGCAGCAGTTGGAGATTTTAACACACTAAagatgaaaatgtgaaaatgtttttgttcgGTCTAAATCTGATCTTCTAGTTGACTTTGAGCACCTTGTTTCACTGCCActttttaaattactttattcCCTTTTATTTGAATTGCTTAACTTGTGACAATGCAAAGATGCAAAGACTTGTATAGTcatatgttttaatttatttttacaggctTTTACAGGCAAGTGTAATGAGTTGCTAAGCTCTAGAAACTGCAGAGCTATTTTTGATGAAACTGCATGAAACTGAAAAGTGTATAAATGCCTAAAATTCAGAATAAAGTTGTACTAAGTAAATCTGGTATGTGGTCCAACAGGTGCATCAGTTCCTCATAAGGAAAAATAGTTAGTATTTACAGACCTTAAAAAGTACAAACTGTTGCGtttcatgtttctgtatttggttgcattgtgagtatttgcagcgcgttatACAGAAACATATCACTCACAGAGattaagctatatatatatatatatatatatatatatatatatatatatatatattatatatatatatatatatatatatatatatatatatatattatatatatatatatatatatatattatatatatatattatatatatatatattatatatatatatatattatatatatatattatattatatattatattatatatatatatatataatatatatatatatatatatatatattatattatatattatattatatatatatatataatatatatatatatatatatatatatatatatatatatatatatatatatatatataatatatatattatatatatatatatatatatatatatatatatatatatatatatatatatatatatatatatatatatatgcatttctgtatttggttgcattgtgagtatctgcagtgcgtttctgtatttgattgcattgtgagtatttgcagcgcgtttctgtatttggttgcattgtgagtatttgcaacgcgtttctgtatttggtagcattgtgagtatttgcagtgcatttctgtatttggtagcattgtgagtatttgcagcgcgtttctgtatttggttgagtcgcaagtatttgcagcgcgtttctgtatttggttgcattgtgagtatttgcaacgcgtttctgtatttggttgcattgtgagtatttgcagtgcatttctgtatttggttgcattgtgagtatttgcagtgcgtttctgtatttggttgcattgtgagtatttgcagcgcgtttctgtatttggttgagtcgcaagtatttgcagtgtgtttctgtatttggttgcattgtgagtatttgcaacgcgtttctgtatttggttgcattgtgagtatttgcaacgcgtttctgtatttggttgcattgtgagtatttgcagtgcatttctgtatttggtagcattgtgagtatttgcagcgcgtttctgtatttggttgcattgtatttgcagcgcgtttctgtatttggtagcattgtgagtatttgcagtgcgtttctgtatttggttgcattgtgaatatttgcagcgcatttctgtatttggttgcattgtgagtatttgcagcgcgtttctgtatttggtagcattgtgagtatttgcagtgcatttctgtatttggttgcattgtgagtatttgcagtgcgtttctgtatttggttgcattgtgagtatttgcagcgcgtttctgtatttggttgagtcgcaagtatttgcagtgcgtttctgtatttgatttcattgtgagtatttgcaacgcgtttctgtatttggttgcattgtgagtatttgcagtgcatttctgtatttggtagcattgtgagtatttgcagcgcgtttctgtatttggttgcattgtatttgcagcgcgtttctgtatttggtagcattgtgagtatttgcagtgcgtttctgtatttggttgcattgtgaatATTTGCaacgcgtttctgtatttggttgcattgtgagtatttgcagtgcatttctgtatttggtagcattgtgagtatttgcagcgcgtttctgtatttggttgcattgtatttgcagcgcgtttctgtatttggtagcattgtgagtatttgcagcgcatttctgtatttggttgcattgtgagtatttgcagcgcgtttctgtatttggttgcattgtgagtatttgcagcgcatttctgtatttggttgcattgtgagtatttgcagcgcgtttctgtatttggtagCATTGAGTAtctgcagtgtgtttctgtatttggttgcattgtgagtatttgcagtgcgtttctgtatttagttgcattgtgagtatttgcagtgcatttctgtatttggttgcattgtgagtatttgcagcgcgtttctgtatttagttgcattgtgagtatttgcagtgcgtttctgtatttggttgcattgtgagtatttgcagcgcgtttctgtatttggttgcattgtgagtatttgcagcgcgtttctgtatttggttgcattgtgagtatttgcaacgcgtttctgtatttggtagcattgtgagtatttgcagtgcatttctgtatttggtagcattgtgagtatttgcagcgcgtttctgtatttggttgagtcgcaagtatttgcagcgcgtttctgtatttggttgcattgtgagtatttgcaacgcgtttctgtatttggttgcattgtgagtatttgcagtgcatttctgtatttggttgcattgtgagtatttgcagtgcgtttctgtatttggttgcattgtgagtatttgcagcgcgtttctgtatttggttgagtcgcaagtatttgcagtgtgtttctgtatttggttgcattgtgagtatctgcagtgcgtttctgtatttgatttcattgtgagtatttgcaacgcgtttctgtatttggttgcattgtgagtatttgcaacgcgtttctgtatttggttgcattgtgagtatttgcagtgcatttctgtatttggtagcattgtgagtatttgcagcgcgtttctgtatttggttgcattgtatttgcagcgcgtttctgtatttggtagcattgtgagtatttgcagtgcgtttctgtatttggttgcattgtgagtatttgcagcgcgtttctgtatttggtagCATTGAGTAtctgcagtgtgtttctgtatttggttgcattgtgagtatttgcagtgcgtttctgtatttagttgcattgtgagtatttgcagtgcatttctgtatttggttgcattgtgagtatttgcagcgcgtttctgtatttagttgcattgtgagtatttgcagtgcgtttctgtatttggttgcattgtgagtatttgcagcgcgtttctgtatttggttgcattgtgagtatttgcagcgcgtttctgtatttggttgcattgtgagtatttgcagtgcgtttctgtatttagttgcattgtgagtatttgcagtgcgtttctgtatttggttgcattgtgagtatttgcagtgcgtttctgtatttggttgcattgtgagtatttgcagcgcgtttctgtatttagttgcattgtgagtatttgcagtgcgtttctgtatttggttgcattgtgagtatttgcagcgcgtttctgtatttggttgcattgtgagtatttgcagcgcgtttctgtatttggttgcattgtgagtatttgcagcgcgtttctgtatttggttgcattgtgagtatttgcagtgcgtttctgtatttggttgcattgtgagtatttgcagtgcgtttctgtatttggttgcattgtgagtatttgcagtgcgtttctgtatttagttgcattgtgagtatctgcagtgtgtttctgtatttagttgcattgtgagtatctgcagtgtgtttctgcatttggttgcattgtgagtatttgcagcgcgtttctgtatttagttgcattgtgagtatctgcagtgtgtttctgtatttggttgcattgtgagtatttgtagcgagtttctgtatttggttgcattgtgagtatctgcagcgcgtttctgtatttggtagcattgtgagtatttgtagcgagtttctgtatttggttgcattgtgagtatctgcagcgcgtttctgtatttggtagcattgtgagtatttgtagcgagtttctgtatttggttgcattgtgagtatctGCAGCGCGTTCTGTATTTGGTCGggtttgagtatttgcagtgtgtttctgtatttgcagtttgtttttttggccaaaatatattttaaatatatactaaATATGTGTTGCAGACAGTGAAgttgaaaataattgaaaatatatttagtttcaACCTTCATgtactaaaatatatttcaaaatgtatttcagGGGGAGTAAAATACATTTCCAATCTtacagtagcctacatttaggCTAAATGCAAATATAGATGCAATAGCCTACTAGAGATCAAAACTACATTTTTTattcaacatttaaaatgtgttcgAAAAATTACATTCTGTTTAGCCACAACCcatttgacaaaaatgtgaaaaacaaaacaatacaatacaatacaataggACTACATAAAACATATCCTCATTACATTTTAGCCTTTTTAGAAGAAGCTCTCTGTGACATTTTTGTTGTAGGCTTTGACATTGTCGGAGACAAGAGCGACACGCAAGTTATTCCAGAAGAGTGGCTGCACTCGTGGGTTCTTGGGCCAGGACAAGACTGACTTTTTGCAGAGCCGTTTCCTCATCTGAAGGTATTTGAACTTGGGGAATAGAAAGTCTAGCAATACAAGAACTGCAACATCCACTTTCTCATCAAGAAGCCGCTGCTGAACCAGGAGGAAGGCTTGCCGGACCACCCCACTTGATTGAGAATAGCCACTAGGGCTAGTCAACACGAACACCGTCTTTCTGCTGCTGTAAACGGCCTTGTGGAGATTTTCTATGCACGATTCTCCAGGCAACCAGTCGCGTTCCTCTAGACAAAGTCGAAAGCGCCATCTCCCCCTTTTCTCCAATCTCACAATCATCTCCTTGTAGATCCAATCTCTGACTGCCTTGTTACTTGTATCAAAGACCACAAATGCATCATACTGGTCCTCGGTCATGTTACCGTTAGCTGGAGTGTGTCCCTTGTGTCCAGTCCACAGAATCTGGATGCAATACCACAGGTCCCAACCGTAGAGATGCTTCAGGAGGGGAATGATGGTTGCTGCCAATGTCAACAATAAAGTACAGAGTAAAGCGAATCCCCCAAATATCTCCTGGCATGAGCGAAGGTCAATCGAGAGGACATTCACACCAGACAATGACTCTGGGTAAGCACAGTGAACCTGTGTGGTGAGATGTGGGATATCCAATTCAGTTTCTCTGAGAAATTTAGCAAACCCTGAGATAACGCAACTGCAAATAAAAGGATTGGAATGCAGCACAAGTTTGCAGGAGGACCTATTTGTATCCTGCCCAGCAGGACAGAAAGTATGACCTTTATGGAATAACAAGGGAAGAGCTTGTACATCAAGGATCTTCAGCTGGTTGTGGTTAAGCATTAGGTTTTTAAGGTGTACTGCCTGACTAAGGAAAGCCTTTGGGATTGCAACTAGTCGATTGTGACTTAAGTCCAGGCTTACGAGGCGGAGCTCAAAATGGATATTAGGTAAATATGAAAGCATGTTTGAACTAAGGTTCAGGTGGCAGAGCTGTTTGAGAACTGAGATGTTGGCCCAGGGGAAATAACTCAGCATGTTGGAGTCGACTCTGAGCACCTGGAGGCTTAAAGGCAAGTTTACTATTGCCTCTGGGGGAAACGATTTGAGCTGGTTTTCAGAAATGTCTAAGTGTGTAAGGTTAGTAAGACCCTGAAAGAAATGTATGTATTGGTTACGCCTAGAGTCCCACATTATGTCCAAGCGATTTCCAGAGAATGCAAGATATTTCAGAGAAGTACTATTAAGAGTGTTAGAGATTCGGAGACCGATGTGATTGTTTGCTAGACTCAGTACTTTAAGAGACGACAAGTGTGAAAGGAATGTGAAGCGATGTCCCATACCCTTCATTACAAAGTGGAATTCGTTGTTGCTGAGGTCAAGAGCTTTCAGGGTTTTACTAACCTCACGGAAGGCCTTTTCAGAGTACAGGTCAATGCGGTTGTGCGCCATATTAAGGAAAGCTAGTTTCCTTAGATGTGAGAACTGCCGGCCATTTAAAGATTGACTGATGTAGTTGTAGGACAGATCTATGCACACCACGTTTTCCATGCCTCTAAAAGTACTTGCATTCAGCCATGGGATGCTGTTTTGAGACAGGTCAAAAAACAGGCTTTTAGAGCAGATTTGCTTTTTGAAATGCCACATAGAATAATAAAAAGGACAGTAATCTCCGTCAGAGATCTGCATATTGTTCAGCTTTGAGTTTGGAGCAGGGACTTCATGCATTTGTTCATAGTCATGACGTTTTTCAAGGGTTTGGTATTGTGATATGgcttcagaattgcaagttgaaTAGCATGGACTGAAAGCAAGCATGTTTTGGGAAAGGCCCACCCTCTTTAATGTCCTCAGCTGGCTAATAGAATCAATGCTAATGAAGCAGATGAAGTTCATGCGTAGCTCTAGGGACTCAAGTCTTGGCAGTTTCATCAGAGGTGCGAGGCTGTGGTTTGACAGTTCTTTGAAGAAAAATCCGCTCAGGTACAACTCTCTTAGAGCTGTCATCTTCTCTATGGCTGGTGACAGAATCAATTCAGGAAAGGACTTCAGGGGTTCATAGTTGTAAAGCAGACTGAGGGACACGACATTCTGGAGCTCTTCATAAAAGGTGCCATTTTGTATGACGTAGGCTAAAAAGTTGTCAGATAGATCTAGCTCTTTGAGATTGTGCAGTTGTGTAAAGAGATATTGAGGAAGTGTGCGAAGAGAGTTGCCTCGTAAACTTAGACTAATTAGAGAGTCTCTCTGATCCAAAAATGCATCCTGATGCAGACGCAGAGATTGGTTGTTTGGGCATGGGAAACAGGGTTCAGAAGCATGGTCGCATCTTTGGCAATTCCACCCCAGGTTAAGGTGTCGCAGACGTGTAAGTTTCGCAAAGGACTCTTTAGTAATACCTGTGATCTTGTTCTCTCCCAAGTCTAGACTTTCTAGTGAAGGTGGAAGGTGTGGGGGAACAAAGGTCACATTGTTGTAACTAAGGGTAAGGTTCAAAAGCTCAGGAAGATCTTGAAACACACGTGGGTCGATAAAGTAAGACTCATAACATGGGTTGGCGTAGAAACAATTCTTGTTTAGCAGTAGTTGTTTTAGTAGCGGTGTACCGAGTGGTTTGACAAtatgaaaaatgttgttaaattccAGTCCCAAGACTAAAAGCTGCTTTGGTAGAGGAGGAATGGTCTTCAGGCTATTGCCTGCTAACTGGAGGGAAGTTAGGTTTTTAAGTCCGACAAATGCTTCTGGATCAACATTCAGGTTGCATGAAGGCCATCTCTGCTCCTTAAGAGGATCTGGTACACAGTTCCACATCAAGCTGAGATGCTTGAGATTGGGTAAACCAGAAAATGCATCATCTTTAATGTAGTGTATATGGTTTTGATTTAAGTTGAGTGATACAACAGAGAGGGAAATGAACTTGGGGATTTTAGAGAGACGTCTGTGCTGGCAGTCGATATTTACGTGTCCATCCTTGGAAGTGTGACTTTCACATGGATAGAATTCAGGATGCTTAGTAGCAAAAAGATTACATTGATTCAGTATGAGAATCAGATACACGTATCCAAACATGTCCTAGACACATGAGAACAAAAGCATTAGAAAAAACTGCAATGCAAGGTAAGCTGCATTTACTTTTTACTATGCTATACAGTACATGGGCTGAACTTACTATGTGAAGTAAAAAGATAAAGGCATATGCACATTCATGCATTTTACTGCAAATAAACTCATTTACAATATTTCTTCATTGTATTATGCAGGATATCCTTTATACAGTATTGAATATGTCATGCTATAAATGATTTGCTACCTTCCCCATCATTTGaaacacattaaaaacacagaaaatcACTTACCGAAAGTTTGCAATCCAAATCTCACAATTCCACAACACTGTATCTTTTACATTCACCCGAGGAAGCAAAGAAACCAAAAATGCTGGGTCtaagtaataatattaacagtGTTCACCTTTTCATGGAAGTGAAAGAAGTCTGCTGTAACTGAAAGTCAACCACACGCAGAGTCTGGGAACAGATGTTCAGAAGTGGTGGGGCATGTGATGGAAGGAGTAGTAATATTAGCTTTTCTTGGTTTAAAAATAGTTACTGAATATAAGAGACGGATTTCCTAACAAATGAAAGGCTAAGTCGGGGAGTAGATGGCACTGGGCTGACAGGGCTATAGCCCATAATAATTTAGTTTTCACTTGCACTAAACGTGATTTTTTTCTCTTATTGCATGATCATAGCATTTGTTATCTGAGTTGTTATCTAGCACTAGCTAGTACTCATTGGGATACTGATATTGATGGATTTTAGAACtaaatatataacactttattttacagatcCGTAGTTATGTttctacatgtacttactacagtaatacagtaaattattcataattacaaacaaattacaTAATTACAAACCCTAACCccaactgtaactctatagtaagtacatgtagttaattaataatacTCAGTActtttgagtaattacaatgtaactatggcaataaagtgtaaccctaaataatatggtaacactttagtttagagTCCAATATTGACTAATTGCTTactagcatgcatattactaaaatattggctgtttattagtacttataaagcacatattaatgccttattcaactattaataagcagtaattaggagtacattgaggcaaaagtcgtagttaagTTAGTTAATAGCGAGAAATGGACCCTAATCAAAAGTGTGACCAATAATTTAAAGGGATCCTTGactatgatttcactttttaaactttagttagtgtgtaatgttgctgtttgatcataaacaacatctgcaaagttacgatgttcaaagttcaatgcaaagggagatattttcttttacagaaatcactttttaaggactacaacaaacagctggtagggactacaacaagcttcctTTATGTAAAATTCCTTTATGTAAAATGtgcataaaccccgcccccgagaacacttAAAGGGgtggggccatgttgggctgctttagagaagaggaagagttgttgtagtcgagtgttgttgtcatgccgtcattttacaccggactgcttcgcaaacaagggtcaattcaacacaaaagatgaacatgacggcacatgctagtggatgagttgaatcaactccacagcaacta encodes:
- the tlr9 gene encoding toll-like receptor 9, translated to MFGYVYLILILNQCNLFATKHPEFYPCESHTSKDGHVNIDCQHRRLSKIPKFISLSVVSLNLNQNHIHYIKDDAFSGLPNLKHLSLMWNCVPDPLKEQRWPSCNLNVDPEAFVGLKNLTSLQLAGNSLKTIPPLPKQLLVLGLEFNNIFHIVKPLGTPLLKQLLLNKNCFYANPCYESYFIDPRVFQDLPELLNLTLSYNNVTFVPPHLPPSLESLDLGENKITGITKESFAKLTRLRHLNLGWNCQRCDHASEPCFPCPNNQSLRLHQDAFLDQRDSLISLSLRGNSLRTLPQYLFTQLHNLKELDLSDNFLAYVIQNGTFYEELQNVVSLSLLYNYEPLKSFPELILSPAIEKMTALRELYLSGFFFKELSNHSLAPLMKLPRLESLELRMNFICFISIDSISQLRTLKRVGLSQNMLAFSPCYSTCNSEAISQYQTLEKRHDYEQMHEVPAPNSKLNNMQISDGDYCPFYYSMWHFKKQICSKSLFFDLSQNSIPWLNASTFRGMENVVCIDLSYNYISQSLNGRQFSHLRKLAFLNMAHNRIDLYSEKAFREVSKTLKALDLSNNEFHFVMKGMGHRFTFLSHLSSLKVLSLANNHIGLRISNTLNSTSLKYLAFSGNRLDIMWDSRRNQYIHFFQGLTNLTHLDISENQLKSFPPEAIVNLPLSLQVLRVDSNMLSYFPWANISVLKQLCHLNLSSNMLSYLPNIHFELRLVSLDLSHNRLVAIPKAFLSQAVHLKNLMLNHNQLKILDVQALPLLFHKGHTFCPAGQDTNRSSCKLVLHSNPFICSCVISGFAKFLRETELDIPHLTTQVHCAYPESLSGVNVLSIDLRSCQEIFGGFALLCTLLLTLAATIIPLLKHLYGWDLWYCIQILWTGHKGHTPANGNMTEDQYDAFVVFDTSNKAVRDWIYKEMIVRLEKRGRWRFRLCLEERDWLPGESCIENLHKAVYSSRKTVFVLTSPSGYSQSSGVVRQAFLLVQQRLLDEKVDVAVLVLLDFLFPKFKYLQMRKRLCKKSVLSWPKNPRVQPLFWNNLRVALVSDNVKAYNKNVTESFF